In a single window of the Plasmodium knowlesi mitochondrion, complete genome genome:
- the cox1 gene encoding cytochrome oxidase subunit 1 (start codon not determined), giving the protein LFFFNRYTLITNCNHKTLGLYYLWFSFLFGSYGFLLSVILRTELYSSSLRIIAQENVNLYNMIFTLHGIIMIFFNIMPGLFGGFGNYFLPILCGSPELAYPRINSISLLLQPIAFILVILSTAAEFGGGTGWTLYPPLSTSLMSLSPVAVDVIIIGLLVSGIASIMSSLNFITTVMHLRSKGLTLGILSVSTWSLIITSVMLLLTLPVLTGGVLMLLSDLHFNTLFFDPTFAGDPILYQHLFWFFGHPEVYILILPAFGVISHVISTNYCRSLFGNQSMILAMSCIAILGSVVWAHHMYTTGLEVDTRAFFTSTTILISIPTGTKIFNWICTYMGSNFGITHSSSLLSLLFICTFTFGGTTGVILGNAAIDIALHDTYYVIAHFHFVLSIGAIIGLFTLVSSFQENFFGKHLRENSIIILWSILFFIGVVLTFLPMHFLGFNVMPRRIPDYPDALNGWNMICSIGSTMTLFGFLIFK; this is encoded by the coding sequence TTATTTTTTTTTAATAGATATACACTTATTACAAATTGCAATCATAAAACTTTAGGTTTATACTATTTATGGTTTTCATTTTTATTTGGTAGTTATGGATTTTTATTATCTGTTATTTTACGTACAGAATTATATTCTTCTTCTTTAAGAATAATTGCACAAGAAAATGTTAATTTATACAATATGATATTTACATTACATGGAATAATTATGATATTTTTTAATATAATGCCAGGATTATTTGGAGGATTCGGTAATTATTTTCTACCAATTTTATGCGGTTCTCCAGAACTTGCATATCCAAGAATTAATAGTATATCTTTATTATTACAACCAATAGCTTTTATATTAGTCATTTTATCTACAGCAGCAGAATTTGGAGGAGGTACTGGATGGACTTTATATCCACCATTGAGTACATCACTTATGTCTTTATCTCCTGTTGCAGTAGATGTAATCATTATTGGTCTTTTAGTGTCTGGTATTGCTAGTATTATGTCTTCTTTAAATTTTATTACTACTGTAATGCATTTAAGATCTAAAGGTTTAACACTTGGTATACTAAGTGTATCTACATGGTCATTAATAATTACATCTGTAATGTTATTATTGACATTACCTGTATTAACAGGTGGTGTTTTAATGTTATTATCAGATTTACATTTTAATACATTATTTTTTGATCCTACATTTGCTGGAGATCCTATTCTATATCAACATCTATTCTGGTTCTTTGGACATCCTGAAGTATATATTTTAATATTACCAGCATTTGGAGTTATTAGTCATGTAATATCTACAAATTATTGTAGAAGCTTATTCGGTAATCAATCTATGATTTTAGCAATGAGTTGTATTGCTATATTAGGAAGTGTTGTATGGGCTCATCATATGTATACTACAGGTTTAGAAGTAGATACAAGAGCATTTTTTACATCTACAACTATATTAATATCTATACCTACTGGAACAAAAATATTTAATTGGATATGTACATACATGGGTAGTAATTTTGGTATAACTCATAGTTCATCTTTATTATCATTACTATTTATATGTACATTTACTTTTGGTGGTACTACAGGAGTAATATTAGGAAATGCAGCTATTGATATTGCATTACATGATACTTATTATGTAATTGCTCATTTTCACTTTGTATTATCTATAGGTGCAATAATTGGATTGTTTACATTAGTAAGTAGTTTTCAAGAAAACTTTTTTGGTAAACATTTACGTGAAAATTCTATAATTATACTATGGTCAATCTTATTTTTTATTGGAGTTGTTTTAACATTCTTACCTATGCATTTTCTTGGATTTAATGTAATGCCTAGACGTATTCCTGATTATCCAGACGCTTTAAATGGATGGAATATGATTTGTTCAATTGGATCAACTATGACTTTATTTGGGTTTTTAATTTTTAAATAA
- the cox3 gene encoding cytochrome oxidase subunit 3 (start codon not determined), whose product FIFSNYNNIKAHLVSYPSLTSLYGTSLKYFSVGILFTFNPIIFIIFVYSIRESFYSVFSSLVSGMLSIIISEALLFITYFWGILHFSLSPYPLYSEGIIFTSSRMLILTITFILASASCMTACLQFLIEKGMSLEISSIIFIIYLLGECFASLQTTEYLHLGYCINDAISGTLFYCVTGLHFSHVIVGLLLLLIYFIRIIEVYDTNCEWSYSLYGISYILLPHTDQITILYWHFVEIVWLFIEFFFYSE is encoded by the coding sequence TTTATATTTAGTAACTATAATAATATAAAAGCACATTTAGTATCTTATCCTTCATTAACATCTTTATATGGAACATCTTTAAAATATTTTTCTGTTGGTATTTTATTTACATTCAATCCTATTATTTTTATAATATTTGTATATTCTATTAGAGAAAGTTTTTATTCTGTATTTTCATCATTAGTATCAGGAATGTTATCTATAATTATATCTGAAGCATTATTATTTATTACATACTTCTGGGGTATTTTACATTTTAGTTTATCTCCATATCCATTATATAGTGAAGGAATCATTTTCACATCATCAAGAATGTTAATTTTAACTATTACATTTATTTTAGCAAGTGCATCATGTATGACAGCATGTTTACAATTTCTAATAGAAAAAGGAATGAGTTTAGAAATTTCTAGTATTATATTTATAATATACTTACTTGGAGAATGTTTTGCATCACTTCAAACAACTGAATACTTACATTTAGGATATTGTATAAATGATGCTATATCAGGTACATTATTTTATTGTGTTACAGGTTTACATTTTTCACATGTTATAGTTGGTTTATTATTATTATTAATATATTTTATAAGAATAATAGAAGTTTACGATACTAATTGTGAATGGTCATATTCATTATATGGTATATCTTATATATTATTACCTCATACTGATCAAATTACAATATTATACTGGCATTTTGTTGAAATTGTATGGTTATTTATAGAGTTCTTTTTCTATTCAGAATAA